One Vigna unguiculata cultivar IT97K-499-35 chromosome 7, ASM411807v1, whole genome shotgun sequence genomic region harbors:
- the LOC114191932 gene encoding pto-interacting protein 1-like, with translation MSCFGCCEEDELQKSAESGGPYVVKNPAGNDGNYHASETAKQGTQPVKARPIEVPNIPADELKEVTDNFGQDALIGEGSYGRVYYGVLKSGQAAAIKNLDASKQPDDEFLAQVSMVSRLKHDNFVQLLGYCIDGSSRILAYEFASNGSLHDILHGRKGVKGAQPGPVLSWAQRVKIAVGAARGLEYLHEKADPHIIHRDIKSSNVLIFDDDVAKIADFDLSNQAPDMAARLHSTRVLGTFGYHAPEYAMTGQLNAKSDVYSFGVVLLELLTGRKPVDHTLPRGQQSLVTWATPKLSEDKVRQCVDTRLGGEYPPKAVAKMAAVAALCVQYEADFRPNMSIVVKALQPLLATRPGPAGETPN, from the exons ATGAGTTGTTTCGGCTGTTGCGAGGAGGATGAACTCCAGAAGTCTGCTGAAAGTGGAGGACCCTATGTAGTAAAAAATCCAGCAG GGAATGATGGAAATTATCATGCTTCTGAAACTGCAAAACAGGGCACTCAGCCGGTTAAAGCTCGGCCCATTGAAGTTCCTAATATACCAGCAGATGAACTGAAAGAAGTTACAGATAACTTTGGTCAAGATGCTCTGATTGGAGAGGGATCCTATGGCAGAGTATACTATGGTGTTCTTAAAAGTGGGCAGGCAGCTGCAATCAAGAACTTGGATGCCAGTAAGCAGCCTGATGATGAATTTTTAGCCCAG gTTTCAATGGTATCAAGGCTGAAGCATgacaattttgttcaattgctTGGATATTGCATTGATGGAAGCTCCCGTATTCTTGCTTATGAGTTTGCATCTAATGGATCTCTACATGATATTTTGCATg GCAGAAAAGGTGTTAAAGGAGCACAGCCTGGTCCAGTTTTGTCATGGGCACAAAGAGTAAAGATTGCTGTGGGGGCTGCAAGAGGACTTGAATACTTGCACGAGAAGGCTGATCCCCACATTATCCACCGGGACATCAAGTCAAGCAATGTGCTAAtctttgatgatgatgttgCTAAAATTGCAGATTTTGATTTATCAAATCAAGCTCCGGACATGGCTGCACGTCTTCATTCTACTCGTGTCCTTGGAACCTTTGGTTATCATGCTCCAGA ATATGCAATGACTGGACAATTGAATGCTAAGAGTGATGTATACAGTTTTGGGGTCGTCCTTCTGGAACTTCTGACTGGAAGGAAACCTGTAGATCATACACTACCACGTGGACAGCAGAGTCTGGTTACTTGG GCTACACCAAAACTCAGTGAGGATAAAGTCAGGCAGTGTGTTGATACAAGACTAGGTGGAGAATACCCACCCAAAGCTGTTGCTAAG ATGGCTGCTGTTGCTGCACTTTGTGTGCAATATGAAGCTGATTTCAGGCCAAACATGAGCATTGTAGTCAAAGCTCTTCAACCTTTGCTGGCTACTCGACCTGGACCCGCCGGTGAAACACCAAATTAA
- the LOC114191931 gene encoding pectinesterase-like has protein sequence MANGKVLVSGVSLILVVGVAIGVVVVVNKSDSSDPKIAAQQKNVKAMCEGTEETKLCHETLSSVDGNTSDPKVYIAAGVEATMKRVIKALNMSDRLKVEHGDKDPGIKMALDDCKDLIEFALDSIESSVNLVRDQNIQAMYDQTPDFRNWLSAIISYQETCMDGLNNGTNGEKEIKEKLNTDSLDEMGKLTGIVLDIVTNLSNILERFDLKLNLSPASRRLLQVDHEGLPTWFSGADRKLLAALDKGQAGAPNAVVAKDGSGKFKTVKEAIDSYPKGHQGRFVIYVKAGIYDEYILIPKKSTNILIYGDGPAKTIITGHKNFVDGVKTMQTATFANTAPGFIAKSMTFENTAGAAKHQAVAFRNQGDMSAMFDCSFHGYQDTLYVHANRQFYRNCEISGTIDFIFGASATVIQNSRIVARLPLSNQFNTVTADGTKLKNMATGIVIQNCEIVPEKALYPSRLTVKSYLGRPWKQFARTIVMESNIGDVIHPDGWTPWDGNLFLDTLYYAEYANSGPGSNLQGRIKWKGYQGGINKNVAQQFTVAQFLRGGTTGADDWLKATGVPYAAGFLKS, from the exons atggcgaATGGAAAAGTGCTCGTGTCTGGTGTTTCCTTGATTCTGGTGGTGGGTGTTGCCATCGGTGTTGTGGTGGTGGTTAACAAAAGTGACTCATCAGATCCTAAAATAGCTGCTCAACAAAAGAATGTGAAGGCAATGTGCGAAGGCACCGAAGAGACTAAGCTGTGTCACGAAACTCTGAGCTCTGTGGACGGTAACACCTCAGACCCAAAGGTTTACATAGCAGCAGGAGTGGAAGCAACGATGAAAAGAGTGATCAAAGCTTTGAACATGAGTGATAGGTTGAAAGTGGAGCATGGCGACAAGGATCCCGGCATAAAAATGGCCCTGGATGATTGCAAAGACCTGATCGAATTCGCGTTGGATTCAATCGAGTCGTCGGTTAACCTGGTTCGCGACCAGAACATTCAAGCCATGTACGACCAAACCCCAGACTTCAGGAACTGGTTGAGTGCTATAATCTCGTACCAGGAGACATGCATGGACGGGTTGAACAACGGCACAAACGGTgagaaagaaattaaagaaaaattgaacACAGATAGTTTGGACGAAATGGGGAAGCTGACGGGCATAGTCCTTGACATTGTGACAAACTTGTCGAATATTCTTGAGAGGTTCGACTTGAAGTTGAATTTGAGCCCTGCTTCTCGGCGTCTTCTACAGGTGGACCATGAAGGGTTACCTACGTGGTTCTCTGGTGCAGATCGGAAGCTCCTTGCTGCCTTGGATAAAGGGCAAGCAGGGGCACCAAACGCAGTGGTTGCCAAGGATGGCAGTGGTAAATTCAAAACCGTTAAGGAAGCCATTGATTCCTACCCTAAAGGCCACCAAGGTAGATTTGTTATTTACGTTAAGGCTGGCATCTACGACGAGTACATCCTCATTCCTAAGAAGTCAACCAATATCCTCATTTATGGTGATGGCCCTGCAAAGACCATCATCACTGGTcacaagaactttgtagatggCGTAAAGACAATGCAAACTGCTACCTTCG CCAACACTGCACCAGGATTCATCGCGAAGTCAATGACATTCGAGAATACCGCGGGAGCCGCGAAGCACCAGGCGGTGGCATTCAGAAACCAGGGAGACATGTCAGCAATGTTCGACTGCTCATTTCACGGTTACCAAGACACACTGTATGTTCACGCGAACCGTCAATTCTACCGGAACTGCGAAATCTCTGGAACAATCGACTTCATCTTTGGAGCATCTGCCACTGTGATCCAGAACTCGAGAATCGTCGCGAGGTTGCCACTATCTAACCAGTTCAACACAGTGACCGCGGACGGAACGAAGCTGAAGAACATGGCGACAGGGATCGTGATCCAGAACTGCGAGATAGTGCCGGAGAAGGCTCTGTACCCTTCGAGGTTGACCGTTAAATCGTACCTGGGGAGGCCGTGGAAGCAATTTGCAAGAACTATTGTGATGGAATCCAACATAGGTGACGTCATTCATCCCGACGGGTGGACCCCTTGGGATGGGAACCTGTTTCTGGATACCTTGTACTATGCTGAGTATGCTAACAGCGGACCTGGTTCCAACCTTCAAGGAAGGATAAAGTGGAAGGGTTAC